In a single window of the Bradyrhizobium sp. ORS 285 genome:
- a CDS encoding methyl-accepting chemotaxis protein — protein MAFGFLARRAPTPAPVVEPQPVAAPEPSATPDDSAKAILDLLELELGGMIRQLERAANAVASGAEATAGTLTDIRQRADALSGRSSAAQGTAATFAQAAEKVTQSAHGIRAQVQDAGQLADQASAAAQEARENVDRLRDSSAAIGNVVNLISQIARQTTLLALNSTIEAARAGEAGRGFAVVATEVKALAVQTQNATEEITRKIEALQKDAAGSADAVHRIAQAIEAIRPVFTNVNGAVAEQNQTTGEMSDNAAQASQFISSVVDSAADIGSATQQAESYGERVTSAGRAVTMYAQKLKARCAVLLRQGDRTARSGSERLPCHLKLEFKSGARAITAPVYEISNDGILITGPDASRLATNERLDAVLEDVGPCRLVITEQVKAGAQARFDAPSAELREKIEDKLWALHEENNEFVTRAMEAGTELNRMFESAVARGEITLEDMFDASYVEIAGTDPQQHRSRILDWAERALPSFQEAFLARDQRMAFCVAIDRNGYLPVHNKIYSHPQRPGDVAFNTANCRNRRIFNDPAGLAAGRNQRPYLIQSYARDMGNGNTVMMREIDVPIRVRGRHWGGFRTAYKL, from the coding sequence ATGGCGTTTGGTTTCCTTGCAAGACGGGCCCCCACGCCCGCGCCGGTGGTCGAGCCGCAGCCGGTCGCTGCGCCCGAGCCGTCGGCGACGCCCGATGATTCGGCCAAGGCCATTCTCGATCTCCTGGAACTCGAACTCGGCGGCATGATCCGCCAGCTGGAGCGGGCCGCCAATGCGGTCGCCAGCGGCGCCGAGGCGACGGCGGGGACGCTGACCGATATCCGCCAGCGCGCCGACGCGCTGAGCGGGCGCAGCAGCGCAGCCCAAGGCACGGCCGCGACCTTCGCCCAGGCGGCCGAGAAGGTGACCCAATCCGCCCATGGCATCCGCGCCCAGGTCCAGGACGCCGGCCAGCTCGCCGACCAGGCCAGCGCCGCCGCCCAGGAAGCGCGTGAGAACGTCGACCGGCTGCGCGACTCGTCGGCGGCGATCGGCAACGTCGTCAATCTGATCTCCCAGATCGCGCGCCAGACCACGCTGCTCGCGCTGAACTCGACCATCGAGGCGGCCCGCGCGGGAGAAGCCGGCCGCGGCTTCGCCGTGGTTGCGACGGAGGTGAAGGCGCTGGCGGTGCAGACGCAGAACGCGACCGAGGAGATCACCCGCAAGATCGAGGCGCTGCAGAAGGACGCCGCCGGCTCCGCCGACGCCGTGCATCGCATCGCCCAGGCGATCGAGGCCATCCGGCCGGTGTTCACCAACGTCAATGGCGCGGTCGCCGAGCAGAACCAGACCACCGGCGAGATGTCTGATAATGCGGCGCAGGCCTCGCAATTCATCTCCTCCGTGGTCGACAGCGCCGCCGATATCGGCAGCGCCACCCAGCAGGCCGAGAGCTATGGCGAGCGCGTCACCAGCGCTGGCCGCGCGGTGACGATGTATGCCCAGAAGCTGAAGGCGCGCTGCGCCGTGCTGCTGCGCCAGGGCGATCGCACCGCGCGCAGCGGCAGCGAGCGCCTGCCCTGTCATCTCAAGCTCGAGTTCAAATCGGGCGCGCGCGCAATCACCGCGCCGGTCTACGAGATCTCCAACGACGGCATCCTCATCACCGGTCCCGACGCCAGCCGCCTCGCCACCAACGAGCGCCTCGACGCCGTGCTCGAGGATGTCGGCCCCTGCCGGCTTGTTATCACCGAGCAGGTCAAGGCCGGCGCCCAGGCGCGGTTCGATGCGCCGAGCGCGGAGCTGCGCGAGAAGATCGAGGACAAGCTCTGGGCGCTGCACGAGGAGAACAACGAGTTCGTCACCCGGGCCATGGAGGCCGGCACCGAGCTGAACCGGATGTTCGAGAGCGCGGTTGCCCGCGGCGAGATCACGCTCGAGGACATGTTCGACGCCAGCTATGTCGAGATCGCCGGCACCGATCCGCAGCAGCATCGCAGCCGGATTCTCGATTGGGCCGAGCGTGCGCTGCCGTCGTTTCAGGAGGCGTTCCTGGCCAGGGATCAGCGGATGGCGTTCTGCGTCGCGATCGATCGCAACGGCTATCTGCCAGTGCACAACAAAATCTACTCGCATCCGCAGCGGCCGGGCGATGTCGCCTTCAACACCGCCAACTGCCGCAACCGCCGCATCTTCAACGATCCGGCGGGGTTGGCGGCGGGCCGCAACCAGCGGCCCTATCTGATCCAGAGCTACGCGCGCGACATGGGCAACGGCAACACCGTCATGATGCGCGAGATCGACGTGCCGATCCGCGTCCGCGGCCGGCATTGGGGCGGCTTCCGCACCGCCTACAAATTGTGA
- a CDS encoding YebC/PmpR family DNA-binding transcriptional regulator: MAGHSQFKNIMHRKGRQDAMKSKLFGKLAREITVAAKLGTPDPAMNPRLRAAVVAARAENMPKDNIERAIKKALGGEGENYAEIRYEGYGPGGVAVIVEALTDNRNRAASDIRSYFTKSGGNLGETGSVSFMFDRVGIIEFDSSVASDDAVLDAAIEAGADDVISGEGGHEVYASPDSFHEVAKNLEAKFGEPRKAALTWKPQNTVAVDDETGEKLVKLMDLLNEHDDVQNVYANFEISDALMAKMGG; this comes from the coding sequence ATGGCCGGCCATTCCCAATTCAAGAACATCATGCATCGCAAGGGCCGGCAGGATGCGATGAAGTCCAAGCTGTTCGGCAAGCTGGCGCGCGAAATCACCGTCGCGGCCAAGCTCGGTACGCCGGATCCGGCGATGAACCCGCGCCTGCGCGCCGCCGTGGTCGCCGCCCGCGCCGAGAACATGCCGAAGGACAATATCGAGCGCGCCATCAAGAAGGCGCTCGGCGGCGAGGGCGAGAACTACGCCGAAATCCGCTACGAGGGCTACGGCCCGGGCGGTGTCGCCGTGATCGTCGAGGCGCTGACCGACAACCGCAACCGCGCCGCCTCCGACATCCGCTCCTACTTCACCAAGTCCGGCGGCAACCTGGGCGAAACCGGCTCGGTCTCGTTCATGTTCGACCGCGTCGGCATCATCGAATTCGACAGCAGCGTCGCCTCCGACGACGCGGTGCTGGACGCCGCGATCGAGGCCGGCGCCGACGACGTCATTTCGGGCGAGGGCGGCCACGAGGTCTATGCCTCGCCGGACAGCTTTCACGAGGTCGCCAAGAACCTCGAAGCCAAGTTCGGCGAGCCGCGCAAGGCGGCGCTGACCTGGAAGCCGCAGAACACGGTGGCCGTCGACGACGAGACCGGCGAGAAGCTGGTGAAGCTGATGGATCTGCTCAACGAGCACGACGACGTCCAGAACGTCTACGCCAATTTCGAGATTTCCGACGCGCTGATGGCCAAGATGGGCGGTTGA
- the ruvC gene encoding crossover junction endodeoxyribonuclease RuvC: protein MKAQPIRAAIRIIGIDPGLRRTGWGVIESEGNRLIYVGCGSVEPPDDLPLASRLLAIHEGLAKVLADFQPLEAAVEQTFVNKDGVATLKLGQARGIAMLAPAMFGISVAEYAPNQVKKTVVGAGHADKGQIAVMLKILLPKAEPPSADAADALAIAITHAHHRQGQALRMKVAGL, encoded by the coding sequence ATGAAAGCCCAGCCGATTCGCGCAGCAATCCGCATCATCGGGATCGATCCCGGCCTCCGCCGCACCGGCTGGGGCGTGATCGAAAGCGAGGGCAACCGGCTGATCTATGTCGGCTGCGGCTCGGTCGAGCCGCCCGACGACCTGCCGCTGGCCAGCCGCCTGCTCGCGATCCATGAGGGACTGGCGAAGGTGCTGGCTGACTTCCAGCCGCTGGAGGCCGCGGTCGAACAGACCTTCGTCAACAAGGATGGCGTCGCCACCTTGAAGCTCGGCCAGGCCCGCGGCATCGCCATGCTGGCCCCCGCAATGTTCGGAATTTCGGTGGCCGAATACGCCCCCAACCAGGTCAAGAAGACCGTCGTCGGGGCAGGGCATGCCGACAAGGGGCAGATCGCGGTGATGCTCAAGATCCTGCTGCCGAAGGCCGAGCCGCCGTCGGCCGATGCGGCCGACGCACTGGCGATCGCGATCACCCACGCGCATCACCGCCAGGGCCAGGCGCTGCGCATGAAGGTGGCCGGCCTATGA
- the ruvA gene encoding Holliday junction branch migration protein RuvA produces the protein MIGKLKGLIDSYTEDFVILDVGGVGYQVHCSARTLQALPSPGEAATLSIETYVREDQIKLFGFRSDVEREWFRLLQTVQGVGAKVALAVLGTLPPADLANAIALRDKAAVARTPGVGPKVAERIVTELKDKAPAFADVDPGVVRLSGAIEESRAPQPIADAISALINLGYGQPQAAAAIAAASRTAGDKAETAQLIRLGLKELAK, from the coding sequence ATGATCGGCAAGCTCAAGGGCCTGATCGATTCCTATACCGAGGATTTCGTGATCCTCGATGTCGGCGGCGTCGGTTACCAGGTGCACTGCTCGGCGCGGACGTTGCAGGCCTTGCCGTCACCGGGTGAAGCCGCCACATTGTCGATCGAGACCTATGTGCGCGAGGACCAGATCAAGCTGTTCGGTTTTCGCTCGGATGTCGAACGGGAATGGTTTCGTCTTTTGCAGACCGTGCAGGGCGTCGGCGCCAAGGTCGCTCTTGCCGTGCTCGGCACCTTGCCGCCGGCCGATCTCGCCAACGCGATCGCGCTACGCGACAAGGCCGCGGTGGCGCGTACCCCGGGCGTCGGCCCGAAGGTCGCCGAGCGTATCGTGACCGAGCTGAAGGACAAGGCGCCGGCCTTTGCCGATGTCGATCCCGGCGTGGTGCGGTTGTCCGGTGCGATCGAGGAATCGCGCGCGCCGCAGCCGATCGCGGATGCGATCTCCGCGCTCATCAATCTCGGCTATGGCCAGCCGCAGGCGGCCGCGGCCATCGCCGCTGCCTCGCGCACGGCCGGCGACAAGGCCGAGACCGCGCAACTCATCCGCCTCGGCCTCAAGGAGCTGGCGAAATAG
- a CDS encoding cytidine deaminase has protein sequence MVSKKDKELIEAATLAVKNRYRNDWQEVGAAMRTRDGRIITGVNIDAYLGRNAVCAEAIAIGRAITEHGDHGIETIVAVRHPKPGEPGEVSVVSPCGTCRELIHDYDAKARVIVPSNGKGPDVVTIGELLPNKYRRGNE, from the coding sequence ATGGTGAGCAAGAAGGACAAGGAGCTGATCGAGGCGGCGACTTTGGCGGTGAAGAACCGCTACCGCAACGATTGGCAGGAGGTCGGCGCGGCCATGCGCACCCGCGACGGCCGCATCATCACCGGCGTCAACATCGACGCCTATCTCGGCCGCAACGCCGTCTGCGCGGAGGCCATCGCCATCGGCCGCGCCATCACCGAGCACGGCGACCATGGTATCGAGACCATCGTGGCGGTGCGCCATCCGAAGCCCGGTGAGCCGGGTGAGGTCTCAGTGGTGTCGCCCTGCGGTACCTGCCGCGAGCTGATCCATGACTACGACGCGAAGGCGCGCGTCATCGTGCCGTCGAACGGCAAGGGGCCTGACGTCGTGACCATCGGCGAGTTGCTACCGAACAAGTACCGGCGCGGCAACGAATGA
- the ruvB gene encoding Holliday junction branch migration DNA helicase RuvB, whose protein sequence is MKPPARMVSPERRSDDVGDTALRPQQLSEFVGQQQARANLSIFIEAARKRGEALDHVLFVGPPGLGKTTLAQIVARELGVGFRATSGPVIAKAGDLAALLTNLEERDVLFIDEIHRLSPAVEEVLYPAMEDFQLDLIIGEGPAARSVKIDLSKFTLVGATTRAGLLTNPLRDRFGIPIRLNFYTVEELEGIVTRGARVLGIGMTPDGANEIARRARGTPRIAGRLLRRVRDFASAADASAIDRAIADHALSALEVDAAGLDAMDRRYLSTIALNYGGGPVGVETMAAALSEPRDAIEDIIEPYLIQCGYLQRTPRGRLLTSHAFKHLGMAEPANRDQTQIGLFGNDDDD, encoded by the coding sequence ATGAAGCCGCCTGCGCGCATGGTGAGCCCGGAGCGGCGCTCCGACGATGTCGGCGACACCGCGCTGCGTCCGCAGCAGCTGTCGGAGTTCGTCGGCCAGCAGCAGGCGCGCGCCAATCTGTCGATCTTCATCGAGGCGGCGCGCAAGCGCGGCGAGGCGCTCGATCATGTGCTGTTCGTCGGTCCTCCGGGTCTCGGCAAGACGACGCTGGCGCAGATCGTCGCGCGCGAGCTCGGCGTGGGTTTCCGCGCGACGTCGGGTCCTGTGATTGCCAAGGCCGGCGATCTCGCGGCGCTGCTGACTAATCTCGAAGAGCGCGACGTGCTGTTCATCGACGAGATCCATCGCCTGAGCCCCGCGGTCGAGGAGGTGCTCTATCCCGCGATGGAGGATTTCCAGCTCGACCTCATCATCGGCGAGGGCCCCGCCGCGCGCTCGGTCAAGATCGATCTGTCGAAGTTCACCCTGGTGGGCGCGACGACGCGCGCGGGCCTGCTGACCAATCCGCTGCGTGACCGGTTCGGCATTCCGATCCGGCTGAACTTCTATACTGTCGAGGAGCTCGAAGGCATTGTCACCCGCGGTGCCCGCGTGCTCGGGATTGGCATGACCCCCGATGGCGCCAACGAGATCGCCCGCCGCGCTCGCGGCACGCCGCGCATCGCCGGTCGGCTGCTGCGCCGTGTGCGCGACTTTGCCTCCGCTGCCGACGCCAGCGCGATCGACCGAGCCATCGCGGATCACGCGCTGAGCGCGCTGGAGGTGGATGCAGCCGGACTCGACGCGATGGACCGGCGCTATCTCTCGACCATTGCGCTGAACTACGGCGGCGGCCCGGTCGGCGTCGAGACCATGGCGGCGGCGCTGTCGGAGCCGCGCGATGCGATCGAGGACATCATTGAGCCTTATCTGATCCAATGCGGCTATCTGCAGCGTACCCCGCGCGGCCGGCTGCTGACCTCGCATGCCTTCAAGCATCTCGGCATGGCCGAGCCCGCCAACCGCGATCAAACCCAGATCGGCCTGTTCGGCAATGACGACGATGATTAA
- a CDS encoding metallophosphoesterase, giving the protein MLSRRRFLKFSGAFAATGFSTATYGVGIEPLRLGVTDYHIRPRNWPAGLTLKIAAIADIHACDPWMSLMHIDGIVQRTNALKPDLIVLLGDYVAGHRHHLGRIDAAEWAPVLGGLKAPLGVHAILGNHDYWDDRTVQRDGHGAPYAQKALETAGIPVYENEVLRLTKNGHAFWLAGLGDQLAYMPARRFRPVPRIGVDDLKATLQKVTDRAPVILLAHEPDIALRVPARVSLQLSGHTHGGQVRVLGWSPAVPTRNGVNLAYGHIRTQCDVIVSGGLGCSIMPVRIGMPPEIVQVTISGEQMEVTS; this is encoded by the coding sequence ATGCTGTCACGCCGCCGCTTTCTGAAATTCTCGGGCGCTTTCGCCGCCACCGGTTTTTCCACCGCCACCTATGGCGTCGGCATCGAGCCGCTCCGCCTCGGCGTCACCGACTATCACATCCGTCCGCGCAACTGGCCGGCCGGGCTGACACTGAAGATCGCGGCGATCGCGGACATCCACGCCTGCGATCCCTGGATGTCGCTGATGCATATCGACGGCATCGTGCAGCGAACCAATGCGCTGAAGCCGGACCTGATTGTCCTGCTCGGTGACTACGTGGCCGGTCACCGTCATCATCTCGGGCGCATCGACGCCGCGGAGTGGGCGCCGGTGCTCGGCGGCCTCAAGGCGCCGCTTGGCGTCCACGCCATTCTCGGCAATCACGACTACTGGGACGACCGGACCGTGCAGCGCGACGGCCATGGCGCGCCATACGCCCAAAAGGCGCTCGAGACCGCCGGGATTCCGGTCTACGAGAACGAGGTCTTACGACTCACCAAGAACGGCCATGCCTTCTGGCTCGCCGGTCTCGGCGATCAGCTCGCCTATATGCCGGCGCGACGCTTCCGGCCGGTGCCGCGGATCGGCGTCGATGATCTCAAGGCCACGCTTCAGAAGGTTACCGACAGGGCACCGGTGATCCTGCTTGCTCATGAGCCCGACATCGCGCTTCGCGTGCCGGCGCGCGTGTCGCTGCAGTTGTCCGGCCACACGCATGGCGGCCAGGTCCGCGTGCTCGGCTGGTCGCCTGCGGTGCCCACGCGCAACGGCGTCAACCTCGCTTACGGCCATATCCGCACGCAGTGCGACGTGATCGTCTCGGGCGGGCTCGGCTGCAGCATCATGCCGGTCAGGATCGGCATGCCGCCGGAGATCGTGCAGGTCACGATCTCCGGGGAACAAATGGAGGTGACGTCTTAA
- the ybgC gene encoding tol-pal system-associated acyl-CoA thioesterase, whose product MTAKHLDGEIRDGRHHMQVRVYYEDTDFSGIVYHANYLRFMERGRTNHLRLMGAEQHALFAEAASEAPGFAFVVRSMMLDFMRPARMDDVLDVVTWPIAVKGASITLAQEVRRGEDVLVKADVRVAFISGGKAQPIPKALRDLMKADLA is encoded by the coding sequence ATGACCGCAAAGCATCTCGACGGCGAGATCCGCGATGGCCGTCATCACATGCAGGTCCGCGTCTATTACGAGGACACCGACTTCTCAGGTATCGTCTACCATGCCAACTACCTCCGCTTCATGGAGCGCGGCCGCACCAATCATCTGCGGCTGATGGGCGCCGAGCAGCACGCGCTGTTCGCGGAAGCCGCCAGCGAGGCCCCGGGCTTCGCCTTCGTGGTGCGCTCGATGATGCTCGATTTTATGCGGCCGGCCCGCATGGATGACGTGCTCGACGTCGTCACCTGGCCGATCGCGGTCAAGGGCGCCTCGATCACGCTGGCGCAGGAAGTCCGGCGCGGCGAGGACGTGCTGGTCAAGGCCGACGTCCGCGTCGCCTTCATCAGCGGCGGCAAGGCCCAGCCGATCCCGAAGGCGCTGCGCGACCTGATGAAGGCCGACCTTGCCTAG